One Paraburkholderia kururiensis DNA window includes the following coding sequences:
- a CDS encoding acyl-CoA dehydrogenase, with amino-acid sequence MSYIAPVKDMLFVMNELAGIEQLASLPGFEDATPETAQAVLEEAVKLCGDVIAPLNVEGDRNPSSWHNGEVKATPGFAEAFRQFAEGGWQGVQHPTDYDGQGLPKLIATACIEMLNAANLSFALCPLLTDGAIEALLTAGTEEQKQRYVPKLISGEWTGTMNLTEPQAGSDLALVRTRAEPQGDGTYRIFGTKIFITWGEHDMASNIVHLVLARTPGAPEGVKGISLFTVPKFLVNDDGSLGARNDVHCVSIEHKLGIKASPTAVLQFGDHDGAIGQLVGEENRGLEYMFIMMNAARFAVGMQGVAVSDRAYQKALAYAKERVQSRPVDGSAKQAVTIIHHPDVRRMLATMRSLTEASRALAYVAAAHSDIAHRHADAATRERHHAIYEFLVPVVKGWSTELSLEVTSLGVQVHGGMGFIEETGAAQYYRDARILTIYEGTTAIQANDLVGRKTVRDGGAVAKALLAEIGQTVEALGAHEGAAFDAMRTQLAQGQRALQSVVEYVVGNAKGDPNAVFAGSVPYLKLAGIVLGGWQMARAMLIAAGKHAEDPAFYEAKIATAQFFAQHVLPQAGALEVSIVTAKGGEGVFALAEDQF; translated from the coding sequence ATGAGCTACATCGCCCCCGTCAAAGACATGCTGTTCGTGATGAACGAACTTGCCGGCATCGAACAGCTCGCGAGCCTGCCCGGCTTCGAAGACGCCACGCCGGAAACCGCGCAGGCCGTGCTGGAAGAGGCCGTGAAGCTGTGCGGCGACGTCATCGCGCCGCTCAACGTGGAAGGCGATCGCAATCCCAGCAGCTGGCACAACGGCGAAGTGAAGGCGACGCCGGGTTTCGCCGAAGCTTTCCGGCAGTTCGCGGAAGGCGGCTGGCAAGGCGTTCAGCACCCCACCGATTATGACGGCCAAGGCTTGCCGAAGCTGATCGCCACCGCGTGCATCGAGATGCTCAATGCCGCGAACCTGTCATTCGCGCTGTGCCCGCTGCTGACCGACGGCGCCATCGAAGCGCTGCTCACCGCGGGCACGGAGGAGCAGAAGCAGCGCTACGTGCCGAAGCTGATTTCGGGCGAGTGGACCGGCACCATGAATCTCACGGAACCGCAGGCCGGCTCCGATCTCGCGTTGGTGCGCACGCGTGCCGAGCCGCAGGGCGACGGGACGTACCGCATCTTCGGCACGAAGATCTTCATCACGTGGGGCGAGCACGACATGGCGAGCAACATCGTGCATCTCGTGCTCGCGCGCACGCCGGGCGCGCCGGAAGGCGTGAAGGGCATTTCGCTCTTCACCGTGCCGAAGTTCCTCGTCAACGACGACGGTTCGCTCGGTGCACGCAACGACGTGCATTGCGTGTCGATCGAACACAAGCTGGGCATCAAGGCGAGCCCCACCGCGGTGCTGCAGTTCGGCGATCACGACGGCGCCATCGGTCAGCTGGTCGGCGAGGAGAATCGCGGCCTCGAGTACATGTTCATCATGATGAACGCTGCACGTTTCGCCGTCGGCATGCAGGGCGTGGCGGTCTCGGACCGCGCCTACCAGAAGGCGCTCGCCTACGCGAAGGAGCGCGTGCAAAGCCGGCCCGTGGACGGATCGGCGAAGCAGGCGGTGACGATCATCCACCACCCCGACGTGCGCCGCATGCTAGCTACGATGCGTTCGCTCACCGAAGCATCGCGCGCACTTGCCTACGTGGCGGCCGCGCACAGCGACATCGCGCATCGTCACGCCGATGCGGCGACGCGCGAGCGGCATCACGCGATCTACGAGTTCCTCGTGCCGGTGGTGAAGGGCTGGAGCACGGAGCTTTCGCTCGAAGTGACGAGCCTCGGCGTGCAGGTGCACGGCGGCATGGGCTTCATCGAGGAAACGGGCGCGGCGCAGTACTACCGTGACGCGCGCATCCTGACCATCTACGAGGGCACGACGGCGATCCAGGCGAACGACCTCGTGGGTCGCAAGACGGTGCGCGACGGCGGCGCGGTGGCGAAGGCCCTGCTCGCGGAGATCGGGCAGACCGTCGAGGCGCTTGGCGCGCATGAGGGCGCCGCGTTCGACGCCATGCGCACGCAGCTGGCGCAAGGTCAGCGTGCGTTGCAGTCGGTGGTCGAGTACGTCGTGGGCAACGCGAAGGGCGATCCGAACGCGGTGTTCGCGGGAAGCGTGCCGTATCTGAAGCTCGCCGGCATCGTGCTGGGCGGCTGGCAGATGGCGCGCGCCATGCTGATCGCAGCCGGCAAGCATGCCGAGGACCCGGCGTTCTACGAGGCGAAGATCGCCACGGCGCAGTTCTTTGCGCAGCACGTGCTGCCTCAGGCGGGGGCGCTCGAGGTGTCGATCGTCACCGCGAAGGGTGGCGAAGGCGTGTTCGCGCTTGCGGAAGATCAGTTCTGA
- a CDS encoding methionine ABC transporter permease — MLSEMLDMFVQSFWETLVMVGISGLIGALVGLPLGVLLHLTDRQGVLQNLAVNRVMGVLVNAVRSTPFIILLVAVIPFTRLVVGSSIGTAAAVVPLTIAAAPFIARLVETALREVDRGLIEAAQAMGATTRQIVFKVLLPEALPGIVAGLTITFVSLVGYSAMAGAIGGGGLGDLGIRYGYQRFEPEVMVAVVVILIVFVQLVQSFGDWLVRRLGHR, encoded by the coding sequence ATGTTGAGTGAAATGCTCGATATGTTCGTGCAGTCGTTCTGGGAGACGCTCGTGATGGTCGGCATCTCGGGCCTGATCGGTGCACTCGTGGGGCTGCCGCTCGGCGTGCTGCTCCATCTCACCGACCGCCAAGGTGTACTGCAGAACCTGGCCGTGAATCGCGTGATGGGCGTGCTCGTGAACGCGGTGCGGTCGACGCCGTTCATCATTCTGCTCGTTGCGGTGATTCCGTTTACGCGGCTCGTGGTGGGCTCTTCGATCGGCACGGCCGCAGCCGTCGTGCCGCTCACGATCGCCGCTGCGCCGTTCATTGCACGGCTCGTCGAGACGGCGCTGCGCGAAGTGGATCGCGGCCTGATCGAAGCCGCTCAGGCGATGGGGGCCACCACGCGCCAGATCGTCTTCAAGGTGCTGCTGCCCGAAGCGCTGCCCGGCATCGTGGCCGGACTCACGATCACGTTCGTCTCGCTCGTCGGCTATTCGGCGATGGCGGGTGCGATCGGCGGTGGCGGACTGGGCGATCTGGGCATCCGCTATGGCTATCAGCGCTTCGAGCCCGAAGTGATGGTCGCAGTGGTCGTGATTCTGATCGTCTTCGTGCAACTCGTGCAGTCGTTCGGCGATTGGCTCGTGCGGCGCCTGGGTCACCGCTGA
- the rimM gene encoding ribosome maturation factor RimM (Essential for efficient processing of 16S rRNA), translated as MSARDSEQSGRAGPAERSQRRVQPSGSGEPAAPFGAFVRKPGRAREATRGESQVAAEAPGMRLESKQSWPSDAVEVGAIVDAYGLKGWVKVAAHAQAGRGGDALLAAKRWWLEKGSERKSAAVVLAKTHGDAVVAQLGGTADRDAALALRGHRVYVSRHEFPALEADEFYWVDLLGLEVVNEGGEVLGKVASMIDNGAHSVLQVEYPTTGKDGKPVTGERLIPFVGVYVKSVDQAAKRIVVDWQADY; from the coding sequence ATGTCCGCACGTGATTCCGAGCAATCGGGGCGCGCTGGACCAGCGGAGCGCAGCCAGCGTCGTGTTCAGCCGTCCGGTTCCGGCGAGCCTGCGGCACCGTTCGGTGCATTCGTGCGCAAGCCCGGCCGCGCCCGCGAAGCAACGCGTGGCGAGTCGCAAGTCGCAGCAGAGGCGCCGGGCATGCGGCTCGAGTCGAAACAAAGCTGGCCGTCCGACGCGGTAGAAGTGGGCGCGATCGTCGATGCGTATGGCTTGAAAGGCTGGGTCAAAGTGGCGGCGCACGCGCAGGCCGGTCGCGGCGGCGACGCGTTGCTCGCCGCGAAGCGCTGGTGGCTCGAAAAGGGCAGCGAGCGCAAGTCGGCGGCGGTCGTGCTGGCAAAAACGCACGGCGACGCCGTGGTGGCGCAACTGGGCGGCACGGCCGATCGAGATGCGGCCCTCGCGTTGCGTGGCCACCGCGTGTATGTGAGCCGCCACGAGTTTCCCGCGCTCGAAGCCGACGAGTTTTACTGGGTCGATCTTCTCGGTCTTGAAGTCGTCAACGAAGGTGGCGAAGTGCTCGGCAAGGTGGCTAGCATGATCGATAACGGCGCCCATTCGGTGCTGCAGGTCGAATATCCCACCACCGGGAAGGACGGCAAGCCGGTAACCGGCGAGCGGCTGATTCCGTTCGTCGGTGTCTATGTGAAATCGGTGGATCAGGCGGCGAAGCGGATTGTCGTCGACTGGCAAGCCGACTATTGA
- a CDS encoding D-amino acid dehydrogenase, translating to MRIVVLGSGVVGVTSAYYLARAGHEVTVIDRESGPALDTSFANAGQISPGYASPWAAPGVPLKAVKWMFQKHAPLAIRLDGTRFQLQWMWQMLQNCTAGRYAVNKGRMVRLAEYSRDCLQALRAETGIQYEGRQGGTLQVFRTQQQLEGAAKDITVLKDANVPYELLTPEELSRAEPALAAVSHKLTGGLRLPGDETGDCQLFTTRLAALAGELGVRFRYNTAIDGLAVAGGRVAGVQCGSELVRADAFVVALGSYSTKLLSGIVKIPVYPLKGYSITAPIVDANAAPVSTVLDETYKIAITRFDDRIRVGGMAEIVGFDKRLRDARRETLEMCVNDLFPGGGDTSNATFWTGLRPMTPDGTPVVGRTPMPNLFLNTGHGTLGWTMSCGSGQLLADLMSGKQPAIRADDLSVHRYLGETSGTGRPAYA from the coding sequence ATGCGAATCGTCGTTCTGGGCAGTGGCGTCGTCGGCGTGACGAGCGCCTATTATCTGGCGCGCGCCGGTCACGAGGTCACGGTGATCGACCGCGAAAGCGGCCCCGCGCTCGACACGAGTTTCGCGAACGCAGGCCAGATCTCGCCGGGTTATGCCTCGCCCTGGGCCGCTCCCGGCGTGCCGCTCAAGGCCGTGAAGTGGATGTTCCAGAAGCATGCGCCGCTCGCCATCCGCCTCGACGGCACGCGCTTCCAGTTGCAATGGATGTGGCAGATGCTGCAGAACTGCACGGCCGGGCGCTACGCCGTCAACAAAGGCCGCATGGTTCGCCTTGCCGAATACAGCCGCGATTGCCTGCAGGCGCTGCGCGCCGAAACGGGCATCCAGTACGAAGGCCGCCAGGGCGGCACGCTTCAGGTGTTCCGCACGCAGCAGCAACTCGAGGGCGCCGCGAAGGACATCACCGTGCTGAAAGACGCGAACGTGCCCTACGAGTTGCTCACGCCTGAAGAGCTGTCGCGCGCCGAGCCGGCGCTCGCCGCCGTGTCGCACAAGCTCACGGGCGGCCTGCGCCTGCCGGGCGACGAAACCGGCGACTGCCAGCTGTTCACCACGCGTCTGGCCGCGCTTGCCGGGGAACTGGGCGTGCGCTTCCGCTACAACACGGCGATCGACGGCCTCGCCGTTGCCGGTGGACGCGTTGCCGGCGTGCAGTGCGGCAGCGAACTCGTGCGTGCCGACGCCTTCGTGGTCGCTCTCGGCTCGTACTCGACGAAGCTGCTCTCGGGCATCGTGAAAATTCCCGTGTATCCGCTCAAGGGTTACTCGATCACGGCACCGATCGTCGATGCCAACGCCGCGCCGGTTTCAACGGTGCTCGACGAAACGTACAAGATCGCCATCACGCGCTTCGACGACCGCATCCGCGTGGGCGGCATGGCCGAGATCGTCGGTTTCGACAAGCGCCTGCGCGATGCGCGCCGCGAGACGCTCGAAATGTGCGTGAACGACCTGTTCCCGGGCGGCGGCGACACCTCGAACGCCACCTTCTGGACCGGTCTGCGCCCCATGACGCCGGACGGCACGCCGGTGGTAGGCCGCACGCCCATGCCGAATCTGTTCCTCAACACGGGACACGGCACGCTGGGCTGGACGATGTCGTGCGGCTCGGGCCAATTGCTCGCCGACCTGATGTCGGGCAAGCAACCCGCCATTCGTGCCGACGATCTCTCGGTTCATCGCTACCTCGGCGAAACGAGCGGCACGGGACGCCCCGCATACGCCTGA
- a CDS encoding electron transfer flavoprotein subunit alpha/FixB family protein gives MTILVIAEHDNATVKGATLNTVAAAAKIGGDVHVLVAGHNARGAAEAAAKIAGVSKVLLADAPQLEAGLAENVEATVLNIAKDYSHILAPATAAGKNVTPRIAAKLDVAQISDITAVVSADTFERPIYAGNAIATVQSADPIKVITVRTTGFDAVAAEGGSASIEKIEAAPDAGISQFVSREVTKLDRPELTSANIIVSGGRGLGSGENYTKVLEPLADKLGAALGASRAAVDAGYVPNDYQVGQTGKIVAPQLYVAVGISGAIQHLAGMKDSKVIVAINKDPEAPIFSVADYGLVGDLFALVPELVGELG, from the coding sequence ATGACGATTCTGGTAATTGCGGAACACGACAACGCGACCGTGAAGGGCGCGACGCTGAACACCGTGGCGGCCGCCGCGAAGATCGGTGGCGACGTCCACGTGCTGGTGGCGGGCCACAACGCGCGGGGCGCGGCCGAAGCGGCAGCGAAGATCGCGGGCGTATCGAAAGTGCTGCTTGCCGATGCGCCGCAACTCGAAGCAGGCCTCGCGGAAAACGTCGAGGCGACGGTGCTGAATATCGCGAAGGACTACTCGCACATCCTCGCGCCGGCCACGGCCGCAGGCAAGAACGTGACGCCGCGCATCGCGGCGAAGCTCGACGTGGCGCAGATCAGCGACATCACGGCCGTGGTCAGTGCCGACACGTTCGAGCGCCCGATCTACGCGGGCAACGCGATTGCCACGGTGCAGTCGGCGGACCCGATCAAGGTCATCACGGTGCGCACCACGGGCTTCGACGCCGTGGCGGCTGAGGGCGGCAGCGCGTCCATCGAGAAGATCGAGGCGGCGCCGGACGCGGGCATCTCGCAGTTCGTGAGCCGCGAGGTCACGAAGCTTGACCGTCCCGAGCTGACGAGCGCGAACATCATCGTGTCGGGCGGCCGGGGCCTCGGCAGCGGCGAGAACTACACGAAGGTGCTGGAGCCGCTCGCCGACAAGTTGGGCGCCGCGCTGGGCGCCTCGCGCGCGGCCGTGGACGCGGGCTATGTGCCCAACGATTACCAGGTGGGTCAGACGGGCAAGATCGTGGCGCCGCAACTGTACGTGGCGGTGGGCATCTCCGGTGCGATCCAGCATCTCGCCGGCATGAAGGACTCGAAGGTGATCGTCGCGATCAACAAGGACCCCGAAGCACCGATCTTCAGCGTGGCCGATTACGGCCTCGTCGGCGATCTGTTTGCGCTCGTGCCCGAACTCGTCGGCGAACTCGGCTAA
- the trmD gene encoding tRNA (guanosine(37)-N1)-methyltransferase TrmD yields the protein MQFDVVTLFPEMFRALTDWGITSRAAKQQRYVLRTWNPRDFTTDNYRTIDDRPYGGGPGMVMLAKPLEDAIGAAKAAQAQQGITGAKVVLMSPQGAPLTHERVMQFAQQPGLVLLCGRYEAIDQRLVDRCVDEEVSLGDFVLSGGELPAMALMDAVVRQLPGVLNDAQSAVQDSFVDGLLDCPHYTRPEEYDGMRVPDVLLGGHHAEIEQWRRREALRNTLYKRPDLIEKARKNKMLSRADEAWLASLAKEARKASSSAPAGEAKGGAAPCVDGA from the coding sequence ATGCAGTTCGATGTCGTGACGCTCTTTCCCGAGATGTTCCGTGCGCTGACCGACTGGGGCATCACCAGTCGCGCCGCGAAACAGCAGCGTTACGTATTGCGTACGTGGAATCCGCGTGATTTCACAACCGACAACTACCGCACCATCGACGACCGTCCCTATGGGGGCGGCCCCGGCATGGTGATGTTGGCGAAGCCGCTCGAAGACGCCATTGGTGCGGCGAAGGCGGCTCAGGCGCAGCAGGGCATCACCGGTGCGAAGGTCGTGTTGATGTCGCCGCAAGGCGCGCCGCTCACGCACGAACGCGTGATGCAGTTCGCGCAGCAGCCCGGGCTCGTATTGTTGTGCGGCCGGTATGAAGCCATCGACCAGCGCCTTGTCGACCGTTGTGTCGACGAAGAAGTGAGCCTCGGCGACTTCGTGTTGTCCGGCGGCGAGCTTCCGGCCATGGCGCTGATGGATGCCGTCGTGCGACAACTGCCGGGTGTGCTCAACGATGCACAGTCCGCGGTGCAGGACAGCTTCGTGGACGGACTGCTGGATTGTCCGCATTACACGCGGCCGGAGGAATACGACGGCATGCGCGTGCCGGATGTGCTGCTTGGCGGGCATCATGCGGAAATCGAGCAATGGCGTCGCCGTGAAGCGCTACGCAACACGCTCTACAAACGGCCCGATCTGATCGAGAAGGCCAGGAAGAACAAGATGTTGAGCCGTGCCGACGAGGCATGGCTCGCAAGTCTCGCGAAGGAAGCGCGGAAGGCATCGTCTTCTGCGCCCGCTGGCGAGGCGAAAGGCGGCGCTGCTCCATGCGTGGACGGTGCCTGA
- the rplS gene encoding 50S ribosomal protein L19 yields the protein MNLIGKLEQEEIERVLAGKTIPEFAPGDTVVVNVNVVEGNRKRVQAYEGVVIAKRNRGLNSSFIVRKISSGEGVERTFQTYSPLLASIVVKRRGDVRRAKLYYLRERSGKAARIKEKLVSKDRAAAAE from the coding sequence ATGAACCTCATCGGAAAACTCGAGCAGGAAGAAATCGAGCGCGTGCTCGCAGGCAAGACCATTCCCGAATTCGCCCCCGGCGACACGGTGGTGGTGAACGTGAACGTCGTTGAAGGCAACCGCAAGCGCGTTCAGGCATACGAAGGCGTCGTGATCGCGAAGCGTAATCGCGGTCTGAACTCGTCGTTCATCGTGCGCAAGATCTCGTCGGGTGAAGGCGTCGAACGTACGTTCCAGACGTACTCGCCGCTGCTTGCCAGCATCGTCGTGAAGCGCCGCGGCGATGTGCGTCGTGCGAAGCTGTACTACCTGCGCGAGCGTTCGGGCAAGGCTGCCCGGATCAAGGAAAAGCTGGTGTCGAAAGACCGCGCAGCTGCCGCAGAGTAA
- a CDS encoding electron transfer flavoprotein subunit beta/FixA family protein: MKILVPVKRVVDYNVKVRVKTDGTGVDIANVKMSMNPFDEIAVEEAVRLKEAGVATEVIAVSAGVAQAQETLRTALAIGADRAILIESNEDLQPLAVAKLLKALVDKEQPQLVILGKQAIDDDSNQTGQMLAALANLPQATFASKVTVADGKATVMREVDGGAETLSLKLPAVVTTDLRLNEPRYVTLPNIMKAKKKPLETIKPEDLGVDVTPRLKTLKVAEPPKRSAGVKVPDVKTLVEKLKTEAKVL, encoded by the coding sequence ATGAAAATCCTGGTGCCAGTCAAGAGAGTGGTCGACTACAACGTGAAGGTCCGCGTGAAGACGGACGGCACGGGCGTCGACATTGCAAACGTGAAGATGTCGATGAACCCGTTCGACGAAATCGCCGTCGAGGAAGCGGTGCGCCTGAAGGAAGCGGGTGTGGCGACCGAGGTGATCGCGGTGTCAGCTGGCGTGGCGCAGGCGCAGGAAACGCTGCGCACGGCGCTCGCCATCGGCGCGGACCGGGCCATCCTGATCGAATCGAACGAAGACCTGCAGCCGCTCGCCGTGGCGAAGCTGCTCAAGGCGCTCGTCGACAAGGAACAGCCGCAGCTGGTCATTCTCGGCAAGCAGGCCATTGATGACGACTCCAACCAGACCGGCCAGATGCTCGCCGCGCTTGCCAACCTGCCGCAGGCAACGTTCGCCTCGAAGGTAACCGTCGCCGACGGCAAGGCCACCGTGATGCGCGAAGTGGACGGCGGCGCCGAAACGCTCTCGCTGAAGCTGCCCGCCGTGGTCACCACCGATCTGCGCCTGAACGAGCCGCGCTACGTGACGCTGCCCAACATCATGAAGGCGAAGAAGAAGCCGCTCGAAACCATCAAGCCCGAGGACCTCGGCGTAGACGTGACGCCGCGTCTGAAGACGCTGAAGGTCGCCGAGCCGCCGAAGCGCTCGGCCGGCGTGAAGGTGCCGGACGTGAAGACGCTGGTGGAGAAGCTGAAGACCGAAGCGAAGGTGCTGTAA
- a CDS encoding PA0069 family radical SAM protein produces the protein MNDSDAEYSEYPVAPPVPHKGRGAVTNLQGRYEVDQREAFDDGWTHPDCADGDAPPLLRTQVFEEHAKSILTRNQSPDIPFSISLNPYRGCEHGCIYCFARPTHAYLGLSPGLDFESRIYAKVNAPELLAREISKKSYVPEPIALGVNTDAWQPVERDLRLTRRVIEVLHDRHHPFAAITKSSLIERDLDLLAPMADRGQVMAAITITTLDAGIARTLEPRAASPARRLRTIRTLTQAGVPVGVSIAPVIPFVTEPDMEHILEACAEAGATSASYIVLRLPWEVAPLFKDWLAAHFPDRADRVMSRVRDMRGGKDYDSSFGRRMKGEGPWADLLRQRFEKAVRRLGLNERRRGILDISQFRREPVVLRRAADDPQLDLF, from the coding sequence GTGAACGATTCCGATGCTGAATATTCCGAGTACCCGGTAGCTCCGCCCGTCCCGCACAAGGGGCGGGGCGCTGTAACCAACCTGCAGGGCCGCTACGAAGTCGACCAGCGCGAGGCGTTCGACGACGGCTGGACGCACCCCGACTGTGCGGACGGCGACGCGCCGCCTCTGCTGCGGACCCAGGTGTTCGAGGAGCACGCAAAGAGCATCCTGACGCGAAACCAGTCGCCGGACATTCCGTTCAGCATTTCCCTGAATCCGTATCGCGGGTGCGAGCACGGCTGCATCTACTGTTTCGCGCGGCCCACGCACGCGTATCTCGGCCTGTCGCCTGGGCTCGATTTCGAAAGCCGCATCTATGCGAAGGTCAACGCGCCGGAATTGCTTGCGCGTGAGATTTCGAAGAAGTCCTATGTGCCCGAGCCGATCGCGCTCGGCGTGAACACCGACGCCTGGCAGCCGGTGGAGCGCGACCTGCGGCTCACGCGTCGCGTGATCGAGGTGCTGCACGACCGCCACCATCCGTTCGCCGCCATTACGAAGTCCTCGTTGATCGAGCGCGATCTGGACTTGCTGGCGCCCATGGCGGACCGTGGCCAGGTGATGGCCGCGATCACCATCACCACGCTCGATGCAGGTATTGCGCGCACGCTGGAGCCTCGCGCGGCCTCGCCTGCGAGGCGCCTGCGCACCATTCGTACGCTCACGCAGGCGGGTGTGCCGGTGGGCGTCAGCATCGCGCCGGTGATCCCGTTTGTGACCGAGCCCGATATGGAGCACATCCTGGAAGCGTGTGCCGAGGCTGGCGCGACGAGCGCGAGCTACATCGTGCTGCGGCTGCCCTGGGAGGTCGCGCCGCTGTTCAAGGACTGGCTGGCGGCGCATTTTCCGGACCGCGCCGATCGCGTGATGAGCCGTGTGCGCGACATGCGCGGCGGCAAAGACTACGATTCCTCGTTCGGACGCCGCATGAAGGGCGAGGGGCCGTGGGCCGATCTGCTGCGGCAGCGCTTCGAGAAGGCCGTGCGGCGGCTCGGTCTCAACGAGCGGCGGCGCGGCATTCTGGACATCTCGCAATTCCGCCGCGAACCGGTCGTGTTGCGGCGCGCGGCCGACGACCCGCAACTCGACCTGTTCTAG
- the rpsP gene encoding 30S ribosomal protein S16 codes for MVIIRLARGGSKKRPFYNIVATDSRNRRDGRFIERVGFYNPVATKGEALRVAHDRVTYWQGVGAQLSPAVERLVKQAQKAQAAAPAA; via the coding sequence ATGGTCATCATCCGTCTGGCTCGCGGCGGCTCGAAGAAGCGCCCGTTCTACAACATCGTTGCAACCGATTCGCGTAACCGTCGCGACGGCCGCTTCATCGAACGCGTCGGCTTCTACAATCCGGTCGCGACGAAGGGCGAAGCGCTGCGCGTCGCGCACGATCGCGTGACGTACTGGCAAGGCGTGGGTGCCCAGCTGTCGCCCGCCGTCGAGCGTCTCGTGAAGCAGGCGCAGAAGGCGCAGGCAGCGGCTCCGGCTGCGTAA
- a CDS encoding Lrp/AsnC ligand binding domain-containing protein, with product MRTQRQPVRTLDRIDHRILKLLQQDGRMAMKDLAEQIGLSVTPCTERVKRMERDGVITGYYARVNPEMLGAALLVFVEITLDHKSGNMFEQFRREVQKIPEVLECHLVSGDFDYLIKARIGEMADYRKLLGDILLQLPGAVQSKSYVVMEEIKETLTIAVGD from the coding sequence ATGCGCACGCAACGTCAACCCGTCCGGACTCTCGATCGCATCGACCATCGCATCCTGAAACTGCTCCAGCAGGACGGACGGATGGCGATGAAAGACCTCGCCGAGCAGATCGGTCTCTCGGTCACGCCGTGCACGGAGCGGGTGAAGCGCATGGAACGCGACGGCGTCATCACGGGCTACTACGCGCGCGTGAATCCCGAGATGCTGGGCGCGGCGCTGCTCGTGTTCGTGGAGATCACGCTGGACCACAAAAGCGGCAACATGTTCGAGCAGTTTCGCCGCGAGGTGCAGAAGATTCCGGAGGTGCTGGAGTGCCACCTCGTCTCAGGTGATTTCGACTACCTCATCAAGGCGCGTATCGGTGAGATGGCGGACTACCGCAAGCTGCTCGGTGACATCCTGTTGCAGCTGCCCGGCGCGGTTCAGTCGAAGAGTTATGTGGTAATGGAAGAGATCAAGGAAACGCTGACGATCGCTGTGGGCGATTGA
- a CDS encoding NINE protein — protein MPTASNSSRFRSKTLTAALAFFFGSIGAHRFYLYGPRDVWGWAHLLGTVIGIPGFLLLAATQRESALGWSLALPGAVSLLAAFLAAIVYGLRPDEKWDAQFNPHAGRHSRSGWAVIFVVIFSLLIGAFLLMTGLALSFQTYFESQVEAAKSISQ, from the coding sequence ATGCCCACCGCTTCGAATTCATCGCGCTTTCGCTCCAAGACGCTCACTGCCGCTCTCGCCTTCTTCTTCGGCAGCATCGGGGCACATCGCTTCTATCTGTACGGCCCGCGCGACGTGTGGGGATGGGCGCATCTGCTGGGCACGGTGATCGGCATTCCCGGCTTTTTGCTGCTCGCCGCCACGCAGCGCGAGTCTGCGCTCGGATGGTCGCTTGCGCTGCCGGGCGCGGTGTCGCTGCTGGCCGCGTTTCTCGCCGCCATCGTCTACGGACTGCGCCCCGACGAGAAGTGGGACGCCCAGTTCAACCCGCACGCCGGCCGCCACAGCCGCTCAGGTTGGGCGGTGATCTTCGTCGTCATCTTTTCGTTGCTGATCGGCGCCTTCCTGCTGATGACGGGGCTTGCGCTCTCGTTCCAGACCTATTTCGAGTCGCAGGTCGAAGCTGCGAAGTCGATCTCACAGTAA